One Glandiceps talaboti chromosome 2, keGlaTala1.1, whole genome shotgun sequence genomic region harbors:
- the LOC144453801 gene encoding uncharacterized protein LOC144453801, which yields MMMSALASFTWDNRHFFVAAAFAASAGVSVYSTYKLLNYDKEKKQRENVYESQKILNEYLAFHFQQSDGVFRWEFTPKDALDYPRRVAEECLATFQDKEGIPSSALDIGCGVGRSTFELARKFQRVVGIDFSQNFVDACNQIREDGHMDYEVVDQGHLTTQLKAQVAPDIDRSRCIFQQGDACNLPLDIGQFGLVLASNLICRLPNPFDFLGRLESLVAPGGLLVIASPYTFLEEFTPKKNWVGGYVDDDGREVIAFETLKDVLGPNFDLIKETDMPFLIMETARKNQFTVSHVNFWQRKEN from the exons ATGATGATGAGTGCATTAGCTAGCTTCACTTGGGACAATCGTCACTTTTTTGTTGCTGCCGCATTTGCTGCGAGCGCAGGAGTTTCGGTATATAGTACTTATAAACTGCTAAATTATGATAAAGAGAAAAAACAGAGGGAAAATGTGTACGAATCACAGAAAATCCTGAACGAATACCTTGCTTTCCACTTCCAACAATCGGACGGAGTTTTTCGATGGGAATTTACACCGAAGGATGCACTTGATTATCCACGACGTGTTGCAGAAGAATGTCTAGCAACATTTCAAGATAAG GAAGGTATTCCAAGTTCTGCCCTGGATATTGGATGTGGAGTTGGGCGGTCTACCTTTGAACTTGCTCGTAAATTCCAACGAGTAGTTGGCATTGACTTTAGTCAGAATTTTGTTGATGCCTGTAATCAGATCAGGGAAGATGGACATATGGACTATGAAGTTGTTGATCAAGGACACCTTACCACTCAGTTGAAAGCACAAGTAGCCCCAGATATT GATAGAAGTAGATGTATATTTCAACAAGGGGACGCCTGTAATCTACCACTGGATATTGGACAGTTTGGTTTGGTTCTTGCCTCTAATCTTATATGCAGACTTCCAAACCCCTTTGACTTTCTGGGTCGACTTGAATCTCTAGTTGCTCCAGGAGGGCTCCTAGTCATTGCCTCACCATATACTTTCTTAGAAGAGTTTACTCCAAAG AAAAACTGGGTAGGTGGTTATGTGGATGATGATGGCAGAGAAGTAATTGCCTTTGAAACACTGAAGGATGTACTTGGACCAAATTTTGACTTGATTAAGGAGACAGATATGCCATTTCTTATTATGGAAACTGCAAGGAAAAATCAGTTTACTGTCAGCCATGTCAATTTTTGGCAGAGGAAAGAGAATTAA